The Lasioglossum baleicum chromosome 15, iyLasBale1, whole genome shotgun sequence genome has a segment encoding these proteins:
- the Osi13 gene encoding protein Osi13 isoform X2, whose translation MLLVFLLLFLPLLTATETTQTTVMQNASKLQLEEPENPVDWISDGIVNAVDTILPVSRSSVEARRKKKKLKLNRYLIPLVVGFMLIKSILLPIALKTLAILSGKAVVLSLMSLILAAIVGLKKVAQSHSGGGYEVVNVPYGKYRRQDMLDMADSTSMESEPYKFYRERRKKK comes from the exons ATGCTGTTGGTGTTCCTGCTGCTCTTCCTACCACTGCTGACTGCTACAGAGACCACGCAGACCACTGTGATGCAGAATGCATCGAAACTGCAGCTGGAGGAACCGGAGAATCCCGTGGATTGGATCAGTGATGGAATTGTGAATGCTGTTGACACTATACTTCCCGTGTCGCGATCGTCCGTTGAAG CCcgcagaaagaagaagaagctgaAACTGAACAGATACCTCATTCCCCTGGTAGTGGGGTTTATGCTGATCAAGTCTATTTTGCTACCTATCGCATTGAAGACACTAGCAATTTTGAGTGGCAAAGCTGTGGTCCTGAGCCTGATGAGCCTGATCCTGGCAGCCATAGTCGGCCTGAAGAAAGTCGCTCAGAGTCACTCGGGTGGTGGCTATGAGGTAGTCAACGTTCCTTATGGCAAATACAGGAGGCAGGACATGCTGGACATGGCGGACAGTACTTCCATGGAGTCGGAACCATACAAATTTTATAGAGAAAGACGCAAAAAGAAGTGA
- the Osi13 gene encoding protein Osi13 isoform X1 translates to MSVDISFASGSVRRLRQKSFTAPVASCAFVRRAPIFGAETQPLFAGRSRATLPASLYIREYHRHPGVTLVKDSVRCERRMLLVFLLLFLPLLTATETTQTTVMQNASKLQLEEPENPVDWISDGIVNAVDTILPVSRSSVEARRKKKKLKLNRYLIPLVVGFMLIKSILLPIALKTLAILSGKAVVLSLMSLILAAIVGLKKVAQSHSGGGYEVVNVPYGKYRRQDMLDMADSTSMESEPYKFYRERRKKK, encoded by the exons ATGTCAGTTGACATTTCATTTGCCAGCGGGTCAGTTCGTCGCCTCCGTCAGAAATCATTCACCGCCCCGGTAGCTTCTTGTGCTTTTGTCCGAAGGGCTCCAATCTTTGGAGCTGAAACGCAGCCATTGTTCGCCGGGAGATCGCGAGCTACGCTTCCTGCATCGT TGTACATCAGAGAATATCATCGACACCCTGGCGTGACACTGGTGAAGGACAGTGTCAGATGCGAGAGGAGGATGCTGTTGGTGTTCCTGCTGCTCTTCCTACCACTGCTGACTGCTACAGAGACCACGCAGACCACTGTGATGCAGAATGCATCGAAACTGCAGCTGGAGGAACCGGAGAATCCCGTGGATTGGATCAGTGATGGAATTGTGAATGCTGTTGACACTATACTTCCCGTGTCGCGATCGTCCGTTGAAG CCcgcagaaagaagaagaagctgaAACTGAACAGATACCTCATTCCCCTGGTAGTGGGGTTTATGCTGATCAAGTCTATTTTGCTACCTATCGCATTGAAGACACTAGCAATTTTGAGTGGCAAAGCTGTGGTCCTGAGCCTGATGAGCCTGATCCTGGCAGCCATAGTCGGCCTGAAGAAAGTCGCTCAGAGTCACTCGGGTGGTGGCTATGAGGTAGTCAACGTTCCTTATGGCAAATACAGGAGGCAGGACATGCTGGACATGGCGGACAGTACTTCCATGGAGTCGGAACCATACAAATTTTATAGAGAAAGACGCAAAAAGAAGTGA